A stretch of Blautia liquoris DNA encodes these proteins:
- a CDS encoding L-cysteine desulfidase family protein translates to MSLEKGRYQTYIKILEKELLPSLGCTEPIAIAYVAAKAKDVLGKFPDKIITECSGNIIKNAKGVIVPTTGDLKGIKAATLLGTCGGDSSRGLEVLTSVTQTDLKKTRELLDGELCESRILDTKAKLHIIVKMFKDDDYSLVEVIHTHTGIVRIEKNGERLLDLPYDEEDPGEGNINYSTLNLNDIYEFANTVDIKDVEPVLCGQIEYNSAVAEEGLRNNYGENIGSTLIEIYGEDIKVRARAKAAAGSDARMSGCELPVIINSGSGNQGMTVSLPVIEFGKGLGCTQQQIYRALTLSNLIAIYQKSRIGLLSAYCGVVNAAAGAGAGITYLYHGGIEEVSKTITNTLANISGIICDGAKPSCAAKIASSVDAAIIGSTMALKGKQFSPGEGIVKDQVEDTVQAVIRLAKEGMKVTDDVILKIMVEE, encoded by the coding sequence ATGAGTTTAGAGAAGGGAAGGTATCAAACCTACATAAAGATTCTGGAGAAAGAACTATTGCCTTCCTTAGGATGCACAGAACCAATTGCCATTGCCTATGTAGCAGCCAAAGCAAAAGATGTTCTTGGGAAATTTCCAGATAAAATTATCACTGAATGTAGTGGTAATATAATAAAAAATGCAAAGGGAGTAATCGTTCCAACTACCGGAGACCTAAAAGGTATTAAAGCGGCTACTCTGCTAGGTACTTGCGGCGGTGACAGTTCCAGGGGATTGGAAGTTTTGACTAGTGTGACCCAGACGGACTTAAAGAAAACAAGAGAGCTGTTAGATGGGGAATTATGCGAGAGCAGAATATTGGATACCAAGGCAAAGTTACATATCATTGTAAAGATGTTCAAGGACGATGATTATTCACTGGTGGAGGTCATACATACCCACACGGGGATCGTTCGAATTGAAAAAAATGGCGAAAGATTACTTGATCTACCGTATGATGAAGAAGATCCAGGGGAAGGCAATATCAACTATAGTACACTAAATTTAAATGATATATATGAATTTGCCAATACTGTGGATATCAAAGACGTAGAACCCGTTTTATGCGGACAGATTGAATATAACTCAGCGGTTGCGGAAGAAGGATTAAGAAATAACTATGGAGAAAATATAGGTTCAACACTTATAGAAATTTATGGCGAGGATATTAAAGTTCGGGCAAGAGCAAAGGCTGCTGCCGGGTCGGATGCAAGGATGAGTGGATGCGAGTTGCCAGTTATAATCAATTCAGGGAGCGGGAATCAGGGAATGACGGTTTCACTGCCGGTGATTGAATTTGGAAAGGGGCTAGGATGTACTCAGCAGCAAATATATAGGGCTCTTACGCTGAGCAATCTGATTGCGATCTATCAAAAGTCAAGAATTGGACTATTATCCGCCTATTGTGGAGTTGTCAATGCAGCGGCAGGAGCTGGAGCAGGAATAACTTATCTATATCATGGCGGGATTGAAGAGGTTTCCAAAACCATTACCAATACGCTTGCTAATATTTCAGGAATTATTTGCGATGGAGCAAAGCCATCTTGTGCAGCAAAGATTGCATCAAGCGTAGATGCGGCCATAATTGGCTCAACAATGGCTTTAAAGGGAAAGCAATTTTCGCCAGGTGAAGGAATCGTAAAGGATCAGGTAGAAGATACAGTTCAAGCCGTGATTAGGCTGGCAAAGGAAGGGATGAAAGTCACAGACGATGTGATATTAAAGATAATGGTTGAAGAGTAA
- a CDS encoding LacI family DNA-binding transcriptional regulator encodes MTIRELAKLVGVSPATVSIVVNGKQGVSEETRRKVLDAIDAYNYSPPVRKNGKPKSVLLMKYYKSGMFVEENQGFISMIIDSIEEQLRMECFGMTMMVAKTGLREALDSIDYSKYCGMIVIGTEIPRESYNLLERIQIPFLVVDNTVPNYPYSSICMNNYENVWMALKYCCDCGHTEIGYLGSNSTIENFHERYNAFCKYVLKLGLQFKSEHEIRVTPTMLGAYNDFLVALEKDPRLPSCFFAENDTIALGVIKALKEKGFRIPSDVSVIGFDDIPYSSISSPALTTVHVQRNIIGIQAATQLLQLMRDSRFSPLKTRITGRLVIRDSVKDLRKNV; translated from the coding sequence ATGACGATACGCGAATTGGCAAAGTTGGTGGGAGTCTCACCAGCAACAGTCTCGATTGTAGTGAATGGGAAGCAGGGTGTCAGTGAAGAAACACGCAGGAAAGTTCTTGATGCGATAGATGCCTATAATTATTCACCACCGGTGCGTAAGAACGGAAAACCGAAAAGTGTACTTTTGATGAAGTACTACAAAAGCGGTATGTTTGTGGAAGAAAATCAAGGGTTCATATCGATGATTATTGATTCCATTGAGGAACAACTTCGCATGGAGTGTTTTGGCATGACAATGATGGTTGCTAAAACTGGACTACGTGAAGCACTGGATTCGATAGACTACAGCAAGTATTGCGGTATGATTGTAATTGGTACTGAGATTCCAAGAGAAAGCTATAATCTTTTGGAAAGAATTCAAATACCTTTTCTTGTAGTCGATAATACAGTACCAAATTATCCATATAGTAGTATATGCATGAATAACTATGAAAACGTTTGGATGGCATTGAAATATTGCTGCGATTGCGGTCATACTGAAATTGGCTATCTGGGAAGCAATTCTACGATTGAGAATTTTCATGAGCGTTATAATGCTTTTTGCAAGTATGTGCTGAAATTGGGACTTCAGTTCAAATCTGAACATGAAATTCGTGTAACGCCCACAATGCTGGGTGCTTACAACGATTTTCTTGTTGCGCTTGAAAAAGATCCCAGACTTCCTTCCTGCTTTTTCGCCGAAAATGATACGATAGCGCTTGGTGTTATAAAGGCATTAAAGGAAAAAGGTTTCAGAATACCAAGCGATGTTTCCGTTATAGGTTTTGATGATATTCCCTATTCATCCATCAGCTCTCCGGCACTTACTACAGTGCATGTTCAACGTAACATTATAGGTATACAGGCAGCCACACAACTACTTCAACTGATGAGAGATTCACGCTTCAGCCCGCTGAAGACCAGGATTACAGGCAGATTGGTGATACGTGACAGTGTAAAAGATCTACGCAAAAATGTTTGA
- a CDS encoding alpha-L-rhamnosidase — MLKIIEVRCNYQKGRIVVQDLPQISWILESDNRNVVQTAYQIQIARELDFCHCCYDSNKVISDQSSGIRPEEFKLEPVTRYYVRVRVWDNKKEESEFSEPIDFLSPISPSEGWKADFISAEKPESENDSSGVMVRKEFCLSRHPKQAWLFSTALGLYEVYVNGERVGEDEMMPGWTSYHKHLLYQSYDVTEILREGKNALGALIGAGWYKGKMGFQRFRNLYGKETAFSAELHLIYEDGTREVLRSDDTFSGTKAQILFSEIYDGETYDARLEQKGFASPGFVEDGWIKVHKIPCDRSVIVPQEGCTIRKMNLLPARRLFKTPKGELVLDFGQNLTGWVEFKVRGAISGDRIELNCFEVLDADGNVYTENLRTAKQTIIYFCKGDQEETYHPKFSFQGFRYVRVAEWPGNVNPEDFVAQAVHSDMEETGTFHCSNQQLNQLHHNILWSMKGNFLDVPTDCPQRDERCGWTGDAEIFSRTSSYLMNVYPFFKKWLKDLSCDQAEDGAVTHIVPDILTGYTGDNWLVKDWTGGGAAWGDAAVIIPYVLYQQYGDLDIIKRQYSSMRQWIQYIYNHSEGLIWCKGRQFGDWVALDAEEGSYYGATPNNLVSTAYFAYSTGLLAEMSEAIGERKDAENYRKLRIAIKNAYIKEFFDDKGSLKAQTQTAHIVSLYFDLVPEEYREKTVQGLLNLLKIENGHLVTGFVGTPYFCFALSQNGHVKEAYELLLKDDFPSWLYQVKKGATTIWEHWDGIKPDGSMWSAGMNSFNHYAYGAVGEWMYRVIAGLDTEKGSGFSKSLISPRIGEELDYARGSVKTIHGSLKTYWERNNNIVTLCVTVPANTTAKIQLPDAKRVINSDTIDFNTEDGIIQGTTGSGNYKIEFECTSCD; from the coding sequence ATGTTAAAGATTATCGAAGTCAGATGTAACTATCAAAAAGGCAGAATTGTAGTGCAGGATCTACCACAGATATCATGGATTCTTGAATCGGATAACAGGAATGTCGTACAAACAGCCTATCAGATTCAGATTGCCAGAGAATTAGACTTTTGTCATTGCTGTTACGACAGTAATAAGGTCATTTCCGATCAATCATCCGGGATACGACCTGAAGAGTTCAAACTGGAACCGGTGACACGGTACTATGTCAGAGTGCGTGTCTGGGATAATAAGAAAGAGGAGAGTGAGTTCTCAGAGCCGATTGATTTTCTGTCACCTATTTCGCCATCAGAAGGCTGGAAGGCAGACTTTATTTCTGCTGAAAAACCTGAATCGGAGAATGACTCTTCCGGAGTTATGGTGCGTAAAGAATTTTGTCTGTCCAGGCATCCAAAACAGGCATGGCTGTTTTCCACAGCACTTGGTCTTTATGAAGTATACGTGAATGGAGAAAGAGTTGGCGAAGATGAGATGATGCCGGGCTGGACCAGCTATCATAAACATCTCCTTTACCAAAGCTATGATGTCACGGAGATACTCAGGGAGGGAAAGAATGCACTAGGAGCCCTGATCGGAGCAGGCTGGTATAAGGGGAAGATGGGGTTTCAGCGTTTTCGGAATTTATATGGGAAAGAGACAGCATTTTCTGCAGAGCTTCATCTCATATATGAGGATGGGACCAGAGAGGTGCTGAGGTCGGATGATACTTTTTCAGGGACAAAAGCCCAAATCTTGTTTTCTGAAATATATGATGGTGAAACTTATGATGCAAGACTGGAACAGAAAGGTTTTGCTTCCCCTGGTTTTGTTGAAGATGGCTGGATAAAGGTGCATAAGATTCCCTGCGACCGTTCTGTTATCGTTCCACAGGAAGGATGTACAATTCGTAAGATGAATCTGTTGCCGGCCAGACGTTTATTTAAGACTCCAAAAGGAGAATTAGTATTAGATTTTGGACAGAACCTGACGGGCTGGGTTGAGTTTAAAGTAAGAGGTGCCATATCGGGGGATCGGATTGAACTTAACTGCTTTGAGGTATTAGATGCAGATGGTAATGTTTATACAGAAAATCTGAGAACTGCAAAACAGACTATTATTTATTTCTGTAAAGGTGATCAGGAAGAAACCTACCATCCTAAGTTTTCGTTCCAGGGATTTCGATACGTACGTGTTGCTGAGTGGCCCGGGAATGTGAATCCGGAGGATTTTGTCGCTCAGGCTGTGCATTCTGATATGGAAGAGACAGGAACGTTTCATTGTTCCAATCAGCAACTGAACCAGCTGCATCATAATATACTTTGGAGTATGAAAGGGAATTTTCTGGATGTGCCTACTGATTGTCCTCAAAGAGATGAACGGTGTGGATGGACGGGAGATGCAGAGATCTTCAGCAGAACTTCGTCTTATTTGATGAATGTTTACCCTTTTTTCAAAAAATGGCTGAAAGATCTTTCCTGTGATCAGGCTGAAGATGGGGCAGTAACACATATTGTCCCGGATATATTGACTGGATATACAGGAGATAACTGGTTGGTAAAAGATTGGACAGGCGGCGGTGCCGCATGGGGAGATGCGGCAGTCATTATTCCATATGTTTTATATCAGCAGTATGGGGATCTTGATATAATTAAAAGGCAATACTCAAGCATGAGACAATGGATTCAGTACATCTATAATCACAGTGAAGGTCTGATCTGGTGTAAAGGGCGTCAATTTGGTGACTGGGTGGCGTTAGATGCAGAGGAAGGCAGTTATTACGGTGCTACTCCGAATAACCTTGTCTCCACTGCGTACTTCGCTTATTCAACAGGATTACTTGCCGAGATGTCTGAGGCGATCGGCGAAAGAAAAGATGCAGAGAATTACCGGAAACTTCGAATAGCTATTAAGAATGCCTACATAAAAGAGTTTTTTGATGATAAGGGGAGCTTAAAAGCACAGACGCAGACGGCACATATTGTGAGTCTGTATTTTGATCTTGTTCCGGAAGAATATCGCGAGAAGACGGTACAGGGCCTGCTGAATCTGTTAAAAATAGAAAATGGACATCTTGTGACGGGATTTGTCGGAACTCCTTATTTTTGTTTTGCGCTAAGTCAGAATGGCCACGTAAAGGAAGCTTACGAGCTTCTCTTGAAGGATGATTTCCCATCATGGCTCTATCAGGTGAAAAAGGGAGCTACAACCATCTGGGAGCATTGGGATGGAATAAAACCGGATGGCAGTATGTGGAGTGCGGGCATGAATTCATTCAATCATTATGCATATGGAGCAGTGGGAGAATGGATGTACCGCGTGATAGCAGGACTTGATACCGAAAAGGGTTCTGGATTTTCTAAATCGCTTATTTCACCACGTATAGGGGAAGAGTTAGATTATGCGAGAGGAAGTGTCAAGACGATTCATGGATCATTAAAAACCTATTGGGAGCGAAACAACAATATTGTTACACTTTGTGTCACGGTTCCTGCAAACACAACGGCGAAGATTCAATTGCCAGATGCCAAAAGAGTCATCAATTCTGACACAATTGATTTCAACACAGAGGATGGTATTATACAAGGAACTACCGGATCGGGTAATTACAAAATTGAATTTGAGTGTACATCATGTGATTAA
- a CDS encoding MGH1-like glycoside hydrolase domain-containing protein, producing MDEYKNYESLIEKYVGKNIDTILKEQYSFIRYPFIDPGSVYKGNVWDWDSYWSVYALFDYMNRKDDPCLSKRVIEHAKGNVLNFLDHQLEDGYIPMMIEVRSEKEQEPYLNQKHKEGVLMNMHKPFLCQQIVLISEYIEDYEWIQFAQNQLELYFDCYNKNYFKDRSGLYVWCDDIMIGMDNDPASFGRPKFSTANIFLNSFMVMELDSMVKILTHMGNKQDSVKYLEQKNALIRSILEECWDPRDQFFYSVDVDIKTRKYDWFHQGLGAFWKTIPIRIRTWSGFLPMYAGFASAEQAEAMRKSYLDKSLFHSPYGVTTLAKNEKMFDLSATNNPSNWLGPIWVVANYIVFRAMMNYGYRREAEEICRNTLMLLGADLDESGTLHEYYDPFSGHPIMNGGFLNWNILSLNMCRELKETEKTENVKDYRSQM from the coding sequence ATGGATGAATATAAAAACTATGAAAGTTTAATTGAAAAGTATGTTGGTAAGAACATAGATACAATTTTAAAAGAACAGTACTCCTTTATACGTTACCCTTTTATCGATCCGGGATCAGTATATAAGGGAAATGTATGGGACTGGGACAGCTATTGGTCTGTCTATGCACTATTCGACTATATGAATCGAAAAGATGATCCGTGTTTGTCAAAAAGAGTAATTGAACATGCCAAGGGGAATGTTTTGAATTTTCTCGATCATCAATTGGAAGATGGCTATATACCTATGATGATAGAAGTTCGATCTGAGAAAGAACAAGAGCCATATCTTAACCAGAAACACAAAGAAGGGGTTTTAATGAATATGCATAAACCCTTTCTTTGCCAGCAGATTGTTCTGATCAGCGAATATATTGAAGACTATGAATGGATTCAATTTGCACAAAATCAGTTGGAATTATACTTTGACTGCTATAATAAAAATTATTTTAAGGATAGAAGCGGGCTTTATGTGTGGTGTGATGATATAATGATTGGTATGGATAATGATCCTGCCAGTTTTGGCCGCCCAAAATTCTCTACAGCTAATATTTTCTTGAACAGTTTCATGGTGATGGAGCTGGATTCAATGGTAAAGATTTTGACTCATATGGGGAATAAACAAGATTCTGTTAAGTATCTGGAGCAAAAAAACGCATTAATCCGTTCCATTTTGGAAGAATGCTGGGATCCTCGGGATCAGTTTTTCTATTCTGTCGATGTGGATATTAAGACAAGAAAGTATGATTGGTTTCATCAGGGTCTGGGAGCCTTTTGGAAAACGATTCCGATTCGTATCAGAACGTGGTCAGGCTTTTTGCCGATGTATGCTGGTTTTGCCTCTGCTGAGCAGGCAGAAGCTATGCGTAAGTCTTACCTTGACAAGAGCCTGTTTCACTCTCCCTATGGGGTGACAACACTTGCAAAAAATGAAAAGATGTTTGATCTGTCAGCGACGAATAACCCGTCAAACTGGCTCGGACCCATCTGGGTGGTCGCTAATTACATCGTATTCCGTGCTATGATGAATTATGGATACCGAAGAGAAGCTGAGGAGATATGCAGGAACACCTTAATGTTATTAGGTGCGGATTTGGACGAAAGTGGAACTCTTCATGAGTATTATGATCCATTTAGCGGACATCCGATTATGAACGGCGGCTTTTTAAACTGGAATATTTTATCACTGAATATGTGCAGAGAATTAAAAGAAACGGAGAAGACAGAGAATGTTAAAGATTATCGAAGTCAGATGTAA
- a CDS encoding carbohydrate ABC transporter permease, with the protein MQTKKVISIKPRRILFGIVVILLVVIEVYPLFWMLSASLKQSYEWTAKPAFALPEGFYLKNYVDAWTRGHMGTFYFNSLICTVISLVFIVIFSVTIGFAVTKMRWTGRTFVDRYFNFGIMVPVAVALVPLYQIYNKTGLINTRLCLILTYIAFGLSLSIYLVTGFIRSLPDEILEASVIDGCNIFQMMSRIVAPLLKNAIVTVVVLQFFFKWNDLIFSMTFISSSKLKTVQTGLLYFSDEFGSKNWGAIFASISMSVFPMLLLYMILNKKVMEGMTAGAVKG; encoded by the coding sequence ATGCAGACAAAAAAAGTTATTTCTATAAAACCCAGAAGAATATTGTTCGGCATTGTGGTGATATTACTTGTAGTAATTGAAGTATATCCATTGTTTTGGATGCTGAGCGCATCGCTGAAACAATCCTATGAATGGACAGCAAAGCCGGCCTTTGCTCTTCCGGAGGGTTTCTATCTGAAAAATTATGTTGATGCATGGACTCGTGGACATATGGGGACTTTCTATTTTAATAGTTTGATATGTACTGTTATTTCTCTTGTTTTTATTGTTATCTTCTCTGTTACCATTGGCTTTGCAGTGACAAAAATGCGTTGGACAGGAAGAACATTTGTCGATCGATATTTTAATTTTGGTATTATGGTTCCGGTTGCTGTGGCGCTGGTTCCGCTATATCAAATTTATAATAAAACCGGTCTTATCAATACGCGTCTATGTTTGATTTTAACCTATATCGCTTTTGGACTATCGCTTTCGATCTATCTTGTGACTGGATTTATCCGATCGCTGCCCGATGAAATACTGGAAGCATCGGTGATAGATGGATGCAATATTTTTCAAATGATGTCTCGGATTGTAGCACCACTGTTAAAGAATGCTATCGTAACAGTCGTTGTACTTCAATTTTTCTTTAAATGGAATGATTTGATTTTTTCCATGACTTTTATAAGCTCATCCAAGTTAAAAACTGTACAGACAGGCCTTTTGTATTTTTCGGATGAATTTGGATCTAAAAACTGGGGAGCAATATTTGCATCCATTTCCATGAGTGTTTTTCCAATGTTACTTCTGTATATGATTTTAAATAAAAAAGTTATGGAGGGTATGACAGCAGGTGCGGTCAAAGGATAG
- a CDS encoding carbohydrate ABC transporter permease produces the protein MNKVLGDKKAVVAFVLPGFIIYSLLVILPVAWSAVYSFYDGTPGLNWEFSGLKNFVKLFHDKNFFNALTVNLKYIAVVMLGQVGLGLLLALLFCFGLRKFKTVIRTLVFFPVVLPTVAVGQLFQKIYEIQPNYGLLNSLLHAIGLERFTQPWLGQASTALWCLCVMDIWVAMGFYSVIFYGALLDIPGDIIEAAKIDGCGFFQLFRHILAPLLRPMIIVCLVFSFTGTVKMFESALALTSGGPGSATRSLSMYMYDVAFSYNKVGYASLISIVIFLICVIGSALIRKFDKEY, from the coding sequence ATGAATAAAGTTTTAGGAGATAAAAAGGCAGTTGTGGCATTTGTACTGCCGGGATTTATTATATATTCCCTGTTAGTTATTTTACCAGTGGCCTGGTCAGCGGTGTACTCCTTTTATGATGGAACGCCGGGCCTCAATTGGGAATTCAGCGGGTTAAAGAATTTTGTGAAATTGTTCCATGATAAAAATTTTTTCAATGCTCTGACTGTAAATTTGAAATATATAGCCGTCGTAATGCTGGGACAGGTGGGCCTTGGCCTTCTTTTGGCCTTATTATTTTGTTTTGGCCTTAGAAAGTTCAAGACAGTGATACGAACCCTTGTGTTTTTCCCCGTAGTTTTGCCGACAGTGGCAGTTGGTCAGCTCTTTCAAAAGATATATGAGATTCAGCCAAACTATGGGCTCTTAAACTCTCTTTTACATGCAATCGGTTTGGAGAGATTCACACAGCCGTGGCTTGGACAGGCTTCTACAGCATTGTGGTGTTTGTGCGTGATGGACATTTGGGTGGCTATGGGGTTCTACTCTGTGATTTTTTATGGAGCACTTTTGGATATTCCTGGGGATATCATCGAAGCAGCTAAGATTGACGGATGCGGCTTCTTCCAGCTGTTTCGTCATATACTTGCTCCGCTCTTACGGCCAATGATCATTGTTTGTCTTGTGTTTAGTTTCACGGGAACGGTTAAAATGTTTGAATCTGCGTTAGCCCTTACAAGTGGAGGACCTGGCAGTGCAACCAGATCTTTGTCTATGTATATGTATGATGTGGCTTTTTCTTATAACAAGGTGGGATATGCAAGCTTAATTTCAATCGTGATTTTTTTGATTTGTGTAATTGGTTCTGCATTAATCCGAAAATTTGATAAAGAATATTAA
- a CDS encoding ABC transporter substrate-binding protein, giving the protein MKRKVLSTLLAGMMIFGSLAGCGKTDTGSASKSESSASGKSGGENSTSATSETKSGEDPKSEKKLKILSIWAEDNDNGILINDICKQYQKDVNPNFSYEYEYVSSDDLTTKIATLASSNDLPDIFVYESGKVLSDMVDSGTVVNISKILEEFGCEDKIMPSAETLLKTLSDTDDLYDLPLGLNVEGFWYNKKLFKQAGIDKTPETWEDFEEDLKMLKDAGIQPLTTGGADGWPATRLVNAYTVRSMGYDAMKKAADGDAKYTEKGYVKAAEVVQNWAKEGYFGKGISTVDSNTAGTMLCNDKTAIYYNGAWFTQNLTDSSYNPGGDDAIGFFNIPVVDEKVSDITSYSMNCGNVLCFSQDKYDDATGWFIKYFVENIGNLGMEKQGTIKGYTYDAKTDATGYTKMVLDEINKSKEGFTWYEATMPAAVSTTAQQNVKLLLSEEMSPEDYMQSIQDAKSLAD; this is encoded by the coding sequence ATGAAGAGAAAGGTTTTATCAACATTACTTGCAGGAATGATGATTTTTGGATCATTGGCAGGATGTGGAAAGACAGATACTGGTTCGGCATCAAAGAGTGAAAGTTCTGCTTCCGGGAAATCAGGAGGCGAAAATTCAACAAGTGCCACGTCAGAAACGAAAAGCGGCGAAGATCCAAAATCAGAAAAGAAGCTTAAAATACTCTCGATTTGGGCTGAGGATAATGATAATGGTATTTTGATAAACGATATCTGTAAACAATATCAAAAGGATGTGAATCCCAATTTTTCTTATGAGTATGAGTATGTATCATCGGATGACTTGACCACAAAGATCGCAACATTGGCATCATCGAATGATCTTCCGGATATTTTTGTATATGAATCAGGAAAAGTATTGTCGGACATGGTTGATTCTGGTACTGTAGTGAATATATCCAAGATTTTGGAAGAATTTGGATGTGAAGATAAAATCATGCCATCAGCAGAGACGCTTTTGAAGACACTCTCAGATACAGATGATTTATATGATCTGCCGTTGGGACTCAACGTGGAAGGTTTCTGGTATAACAAAAAATTGTTTAAGCAAGCCGGAATTGATAAAACGCCCGAAACCTGGGAGGACTTTGAAGAAGACTTAAAGATGCTCAAAGACGCCGGCATACAGCCACTTACCACCGGAGGTGCGGATGGATGGCCTGCCACAAGGCTGGTTAATGCGTATACGGTACGAAGCATGGGGTATGATGCCATGAAAAAAGCGGCTGACGGCGATGCAAAATACACAGAGAAAGGGTATGTAAAGGCTGCAGAAGTTGTTCAAAATTGGGCAAAGGAAGGATATTTCGGAAAAGGAATTTCTACTGTCGATTCAAATACAGCAGGCACTATGCTCTGCAATGATAAAACCGCCATATATTATAATGGCGCATGGTTTACCCAGAACCTGACAGATAGTTCTTACAACCCGGGGGGCGATGATGCGATTGGATTCTTTAATATACCGGTAGTTGACGAAAAAGTAAGTGACATCACTTCTTACTCAATGAATTGTGGAAATGTTCTCTGCTTTTCACAGGATAAATATGATGATGCGACTGGCTGGTTCATAAAATACTTTGTGGAGAACATTGGAAATCTGGGAATGGAAAAACAGGGGACAATTAAAGGATATACCTATGATGCCAAGACAGATGCAACCGGATACACGAAGATGGTTCTCGATGAGATCAATAAATCCAAAGAGGGATTTACCTGGTATGAGGCAACAATGCCGGCGGCTGTATCGACTACAGCCCAGCAAAATGTAAAGCTACTGCTCAGCGAGGAAATGTCTCCGGAGGATTATATGCAATCCATACAGGATGCTAAATCATTAGCCGATTAA
- a CDS encoding response regulator transcription factor — protein MIKVAVIDDEYIVLEGMKAVLRRCQVEHELIGTAANSMDAMTLLRNHTCDVAFIDICLSGCSGLDMMEQLRNEGITTDFVVISGYTEFDYAQRAIRLGVFDYIDKPITIEKVRRVMESLEKRLENSRKIPNLFNEIIDSIQNRRVDEFKEKTQEFLYKSEIYDMSQEKIRSVYEWLCMIEKVIGETFNNVNVKAILPSWSEIESIREYDILICTIQNSLNQMCLLFPNRERQQHRTISQIEAYLKEHLSEEISLCDVSEEFHLSPGYISVLFKKETGSTLVKQLNNLRVERAKILLSQGEKVGITARQVGFSNYRYFIDIFKRQVGLTPNEYRGHIISQKNE, from the coding sequence GTGATCAAAGTTGCGGTTATTGATGATGAGTACATTGTGTTAGAAGGGATGAAAGCTGTACTTCGAAGATGTCAGGTTGAGCATGAATTAATCGGAACTGCTGCAAATAGCATGGATGCAATGACACTTTTACGTAATCATACCTGCGATGTAGCGTTTATTGACATTTGCCTTTCTGGCTGTTCTGGCCTGGACATGATGGAACAACTTAGAAATGAAGGAATAACAACTGATTTTGTAGTGATAAGTGGATATACAGAGTTTGATTATGCACAAAGAGCAATTCGCCTTGGCGTATTTGATTATATTGATAAACCAATAACGATTGAAAAGGTCAGGCGAGTGATGGAAAGTCTTGAGAAGAGATTGGAAAATAGCAGGAAAATACCGAATCTCTTTAATGAAATTATAGATTCAATACAAAATAGACGTGTTGATGAGTTTAAAGAAAAGACTCAGGAATTTCTTTATAAAAGTGAAATATATGATATGTCACAGGAAAAGATTCGCTCTGTTTATGAGTGGCTCTGTATGATTGAAAAGGTCATTGGGGAGACCTTTAATAATGTTAATGTAAAGGCTATATTGCCCTCGTGGTCCGAAATTGAATCTATCAGGGAATACGATATCTTGATATGTACCATTCAGAATTCTTTAAATCAGATGTGTCTTTTATTTCCCAACAGAGAAAGACAGCAGCATAGAACGATTTCTCAAATTGAAGCCTATCTAAAAGAGCATTTATCCGAAGAAATATCACTTTGTGATGTGTCAGAGGAATTTCACCTTTCTCCTGGTTATATCAGTGTATTATTTAAAAAGGAGACAGGCAGTACATTGGTAAAACAGTTGAACAATTTAAGAGTTGAGCGTGCAAAGATATTGCTAAGCCAAGGGGAAAAAGTAGGTATTACAGCGAGACAGGTGGGATTTTCAAACTATCGATATTTTATTGATATTTTCAAACGTCAGGTAGGACTGACACCAAACGAATATCGGGGACATATTATTAGCCAAAAAAATGAATAA